From a single Armatimonadota bacterium genomic region:
- a CDS encoding nitroreductase family protein → MIEDIIKASRSYRRFHEDKPISEDTLRYLVNLARLSPSAANLQPLKYIISADRNLNERIFPTLAWAGYLRPWMGPAEGERPVAYIIILGDTEITKNFGCDHGIAAQSIMLGAAEKGIGGCMVGAIDRQRLREVLGLPERYEILLVIALGYPSEKVVLEDVGPDGSIKYYRDSHDVHHVPKRPLEEIILKVGGI, encoded by the coding sequence ATGATTGAAGACATCATAAAAGCAAGTCGGAGCTATCGAAGGTTTCATGAAGACAAGCCTATAAGCGAGGACACTCTCAGATATTTGGTCAATTTAGCAAGGCTCTCGCCATCGGCGGCTAACCTTCAGCCTTTGAAATACATAATCTCCGCCGACCGTAATTTGAATGAACGAATATTTCCAACTCTTGCATGGGCAGGTTATTTGCGGCCTTGGATGGGGCCAGCAGAAGGCGAGCGGCCCGTTGCTTACATAATCATTCTCGGCGATACAGAAATAACAAAGAACTTTGGTTGCGACCATGGCATCGCTGCTCAGAGCATAATGCTTGGTGCTGCAGAAAAAGGGATTGGCGGATGCATGGTTGGTGCTATAGATAGGCAGAGGCTTCGTGAGGTACTTGGGCTTCCTGAGCGGTATGAAATTCTGCTTGTCATTGCACTTGGCTACCCTAGCGAGAAGGTGGTTCTTGAGGACGTTGGTCCTGATGGGAGTATCAAGTACTACCGTGATTCTCACGATGTCCACCATGTCCCCAAGCGGCCATTGGAAGAGATTATTCTTAAGGTGGGTGGGATTTAG
- a CDS encoding proline--tRNA ligase, whose protein sequence is MRYSRLFAPTLREVPADVEMRSHVLLLRAGFIRQLAAGIYEFLPLGWRVLNKISDIIRDEMNKAGAQELLLPTLHPRDLWAESGREAAMSDVLLSTEDRKGTKYYLGPTHEEVITDLVKRNVRSYRDLPLNLYQIQMKFRDEPRPRGGLIRAREFLMKDAYSFHSSEADLDAEYLKMYDTYTAIFKRCGLSTIAVDASSGAIGGKETKEFMLLTDAGEDSIFLCPSCGYAANQEVADFRLIIPEVAEPKREMAEVDTPGVHTVEQVCEFLRTTPDRLLKTLIYMADGKPVAALVRGDRELNEGRFKAILGAKTLEMATPEQIQEYTGGPLGFSGPVGLKIPMYADEETRGMVNFVTGANKKDTHLVNVNWSDIKQTVTWKRLRFAVAGDICDVCETPFEEKRGIELGHIFKLRYAISEPLSATFTDENGADKLIIMGCYGIGVSRIISAVAEVSNDENGIIWPLSIAPYSVHLICANITEEAQQNLAEKTYDLLCKAGIEVLYDDREERAGVKFKDADLIGIPIQIVVGRTAAEGKVEIRDRATKTSEMVAAEEVVQSVRRRLE, encoded by the coding sequence TTGCGTTATTCTCGCTTGTTTGCTCCTACACTCAGAGAAGTTCCCGCTGATGTCGAAATGCGGAGTCATGTTCTGCTACTAAGGGCAGGATTTATCCGCCAGCTTGCAGCTGGAATCTATGAATTCCTACCGCTTGGGTGGCGAGTGCTTAACAAGATATCGGATATTATCCGTGATGAGATGAACAAAGCTGGCGCTCAAGAGCTACTGCTGCCCACGCTTCACCCAAGGGATCTTTGGGCGGAAAGTGGCCGTGAGGCAGCAATGAGCGATGTCCTTCTCAGCACAGAGGACCGCAAGGGTACTAAGTATTATCTTGGGCCCACGCACGAAGAGGTCATTACCGATTTAGTGAAGCGAAACGTGCGCTCATACCGTGACCTGCCGCTCAACCTCTATCAGATACAGATGAAGTTCCGCGACGAACCAAGGCCACGCGGAGGGTTAATTCGCGCACGGGAATTCCTAATGAAAGATGCTTATTCATTCCACAGCAGTGAGGCAGATCTTGATGCAGAGTATCTTAAAATGTATGACACATACACTGCTATTTTTAAGCGATGCGGCCTATCCACAATTGCTGTTGATGCAAGCAGTGGTGCAATTGGCGGCAAGGAAACAAAGGAGTTTATGCTCCTCACTGATGCAGGTGAAGATTCGATATTCCTGTGCCCATCTTGTGGCTATGCAGCAAACCAGGAAGTTGCGGACTTTCGGCTAATCATTCCAGAAGTTGCCGAGCCAAAGCGAGAGATGGCAGAAGTGGACACACCCGGCGTTCACACAGTTGAACAAGTTTGCGAGTTCCTCCGCACAACCCCCGACCGTCTGCTCAAGACCCTTATTTACATGGCGGACGGTAAGCCCGTCGCGGCGCTAGTTCGGGGCGACCGAGAGTTAAATGAGGGACGCTTCAAAGCAATTCTAGGAGCTAAAACGCTTGAGATGGCAACTCCTGAACAGATTCAAGAATACACCGGCGGGCCACTTGGCTTCAGCGGTCCTGTGGGATTAAAAATACCGATGTACGCAGACGAAGAAACGCGCGGCATGGTGAACTTTGTAACAGGAGCAAACAAGAAAGATACCCATCTAGTGAACGTAAACTGGTCTGACATCAAACAAACAGTCACATGGAAGCGCCTGAGATTCGCTGTTGCAGGCGATATCTGTGATGTATGCGAAACTCCGTTCGAAGAGAAGCGCGGCATCGAGCTTGGCCACATATTCAAGCTCCGATATGCAATCTCAGAACCACTCAGCGCAACTTTTACCGACGAGAATGGAGCAGATAAGCTCATAATTATGGGTTGCTATGGGATTGGCGTCAGCCGTATCATCTCAGCAGTCGCCGAGGTTAGCAACGACGAAAATGGCATTATTTGGCCGCTCAGCATTGCTCCATACTCGGTTCATTTAATCTGTGCGAACATCACGGAAGAAGCCCAACAGAACCTTGCTGAAAAGACTTACGACCTCCTATGTAAAGCTGGCATTGAGGTGCTTTACGACGACCGTGAGGAGCGTGCCGGGGTAAAATTCAAGGATGCCGATTTGATTGGTATACCCATCCAGATTGTTGTTGGCAGGACGGCTGCAGAAGGCAAGGTCGAAATTCGCGACCGAGCAACCAAGACAAGCGAAATGGTCGCCGCAGAAGAAGTTGTCCAGTCTGTTCGCCGACGACTAGAATAA
- a CDS encoding AAA family ATPase: MDLFDHAAESHSEMPLAARMRPRTLDEFVGQAHIIGPGKLLRRAIEADELQSAIFWGPPGCGKSSLAAIIAKTSKAAFENFSAVTSGVADIRKIIERAKERQKLHGRKTILFVDEIHRFNKAQQDAFLPHVENGTIVLIGATTENPFFEVNSPLISRSRIFRFERLTAEQIEQLIRTAIEDKERGLGSWNVVITDEAMAHLVDAANGDARVALNALELAALTVPPDENGRRVVTLQVAEDAIQQRALAYDKDGDNHYDVISAFIKSMRGSDPDAALYWLARMIYAGEDPRFIARRIVIQAAEDIGNADPMALVVATAAAHAVEYVGMPEAQIPLAQATIYLACAPKSNASYKGINRALKDVAEKETKPVPIHLRDANYRGASRLGHGKGYKYPHDFPDNWVEQQYMPDGIKSGPYYEPTDHGYEAKIKERLEQLRSKQEASKEVAEDSMETNKPPNPKSTEH; the protein is encoded by the coding sequence ATGGATCTGTTCGACCATGCGGCGGAGTCACATTCTGAGATGCCGCTTGCCGCTCGAATGCGTCCTCGTACGCTAGATGAATTCGTCGGCCAGGCACATATAATTGGACCAGGAAAACTTCTCCGTCGAGCAATTGAAGCTGATGAGCTTCAATCAGCCATATTTTGGGGGCCCCCAGGATGCGGGAAGAGTAGCCTAGCAGCTATTATCGCGAAGACTTCTAAAGCTGCATTCGAAAACTTTAGTGCTGTTACCTCAGGCGTCGCCGACATCCGCAAGATAATAGAAAGAGCAAAGGAACGCCAAAAACTCCATGGCAGAAAAACAATCCTCTTCGTAGATGAGATACATCGCTTCAATAAAGCTCAACAAGACGCATTTCTTCCACACGTGGAAAACGGCACAATTGTATTAATCGGCGCAACAACCGAAAACCCCTTCTTTGAAGTAAATTCGCCCCTAATCTCACGTTCTCGCATATTCAGGTTTGAGCGCCTTACAGCAGAGCAAATCGAACAGCTAATCCGAACAGCAATCGAAGATAAAGAGCGAGGTCTCGGCAGCTGGAATGTCGTTATAACTGACGAGGCAATGGCACACCTGGTTGATGCGGCAAATGGCGATGCTCGGGTCGCACTAAATGCTTTAGAACTAGCCGCTCTAACCGTCCCGCCAGACGAAAACGGGCGCCGAGTTGTGACCCTCCAGGTGGCCGAAGACGCCATCCAACAGAGAGCGCTAGCCTATGACAAGGATGGCGATAATCACTACGACGTAATCTCGGCGTTCATTAAGTCGATGCGCGGTTCAGACCCAGATGCCGCCCTTTATTGGCTAGCTAGGATGATTTACGCGGGCGAGGACCCCAGATTCATTGCCCGCCGAATTGTAATCCAAGCAGCCGAAGACATAGGGAATGCAGACCCCATGGCGCTTGTTGTAGCAACCGCCGCCGCTCATGCAGTCGAATACGTCGGGATGCCAGAGGCACAAATCCCACTCGCCCAAGCTACTATCTATCTTGCATGCGCACCAAAAAGCAATGCCTCATATAAGGGTATAAACCGTGCCCTCAAAGATGTTGCAGAGAAAGAAACCAAGCCAGTGCCAATTCACCTTCGTGATGCAAACTACCGCGGAGCAAGCCGGCTAGGCCACGGGAAGGGATACAAATACCCCCATGATTTCCCAGATAATTGGGTCGAACAACAGTACATGCCCGACGGAATAAAGTCAGGCCCATATTACGAGCCAACCGACCATGGATACGAAGCAAAAATAAAAGAAAGGCTAGAACAGCTACGAAGCAAACAAGAAGCTTCAAAGGAAGTTGCCGAAGACTCCATGGAAACAAACAAACCGCCAAACCCTAAAAGCACTGAGCACTAA
- a CDS encoding ROK family protein, whose translation MQPNVNGKYIIGVDLGGTNVRAAITDKEGNFLGEGRRPSLAMEGFEITLAQIIQAIRDAISAARVDVDDICGIGMGVPGRHISKEGIVLWSPNFKDWGGVQLLAPIREAIGVPAYMGNDVNVAALGEFRFGAGKDVNSLVMLTLGTGIGGGIILDGKLWLGANEGGGEIGHQIVNPNGFRCGCGRFGDLEAEAAQAGIIERAQRMIRAGHKSVLLKRGGPNLDDITPAMIAEAATEGDEVAREVMRQTGYWVGIGVANAINFLNPEMVVIGGGISQAGPVLWEPLMATVKANALAEALSVCQVVPAALGDDAGILGGVVLVLQELEACK comes from the coding sequence GTGCAACCAAATGTGAACGGCAAATACATAATTGGTGTAGACCTAGGCGGCACAAACGTCCGGGCCGCAATCACCGACAAAGAGGGCAATTTTTTAGGAGAAGGTCGTCGGCCTTCGCTGGCAATGGAGGGCTTTGAGATTACACTTGCCCAGATTATTCAGGCGATTCGTGACGCAATTTCCGCTGCCAGGGTAGACGTTGATGATATTTGCGGAATTGGGATGGGCGTTCCAGGCCGTCATATTTCCAAAGAAGGCATCGTACTGTGGTCGCCAAATTTCAAAGATTGGGGCGGCGTTCAACTTCTTGCACCTATCCGTGAAGCAATTGGGGTGCCGGCTTACATGGGCAATGATGTCAATGTTGCAGCACTCGGAGAATTTCGTTTCGGTGCAGGAAAGGATGTCAACAGCTTGGTAATGCTGACCCTTGGCACGGGAATCGGCGGGGGGATTATTCTCGATGGAAAGCTTTGGCTTGGCGCAAATGAAGGTGGCGGCGAAATCGGGCATCAAATTGTGAATCCAAATGGCTTTCGGTGTGGATGCGGCCGGTTTGGCGACCTTGAGGCGGAAGCAGCGCAAGCAGGAATAATTGAGCGAGCCCAGCGAATGATTCGTGCTGGCCACAAGAGCGTTCTTCTCAAGCGTGGTGGCCCAAACCTTGATGACATAACGCCTGCGATGATTGCGGAGGCGGCAACCGAAGGCGATGAAGTCGCGCGCGAAGTTATGCGTCAAACCGGATATTGGGTTGGGATTGGAGTGGCAAACGCCATAAACTTCCTGAATCCAGAGATGGTTGTTATAGGTGGCGGGATTTCCCAGGCTGGGCCAGTGCTGTGGGAACCTCTTATGGCTACTGTTAAGGCGAACGCCCTTGCTGAGGCGTTGAGCGTGTGCCAAGTAGTGCCTGCTGCACTTGGTGACGATGCAGGTATACTTGGCGGCGTTGTGTTGGTGCTTCAGGAGTTGGAAGCATGCAAATGA
- a CDS encoding glycoside hydrolase: MFGILAILGYAITTSIDMGFTTMVAPATNMFPRNTEGSIVELKDGRLLLAWTQFYGGTADNAGAVIAGVTSSDGGRSWSKPFLLQENVGKCNVMSVSLLRLKSGRIGMFYLVKNSLSDLQVYARYSSDEGKTWGSPVRITPDEGYNVMNNDRVIQLSSGRILAPIAYTPDISKPTPAVSFVLYSDDEGRTWRKSSPDIYAPKRGAMEPGVVELADGRVLMIIRTQTGRIYHTYSYDGGAHWEEAKPMCVVSPESPASIKRIPGTGDLLLVWNNNFEPEKSHGGIRNPLTVGISRDGGKTWTNIKNIESAPGKSWAYTSILFLGKDVLLTYYETENWADGLSLKFRSIPLEWLYQP; encoded by the coding sequence TTGTTTGGAATACTTGCGATTCTCGGTTATGCAATAACAACAAGTATAGATATGGGATTTACAACCATGGTGGCCCCAGCGACTAACATGTTTCCAAGAAATACCGAGGGGTCAATAGTTGAACTCAAGGATGGCCGACTTTTACTTGCGTGGACCCAGTTCTACGGCGGCACGGCTGATAATGCAGGGGCGGTGATTGCGGGGGTTACTTCCAGCGATGGCGGTCGGTCATGGAGCAAGCCATTCCTGCTTCAGGAGAACGTTGGGAAATGCAATGTTATGTCGGTAAGCCTTCTTCGGCTGAAATCTGGAAGAATAGGCATGTTTTACTTAGTAAAGAACTCTCTAAGCGACTTGCAGGTCTATGCTAGATATTCTTCGGATGAAGGCAAAACCTGGGGTTCGCCGGTGCGTATAACGCCCGATGAGGGCTACAACGTCATGAACAACGACAGGGTAATTCAGCTATCCAGCGGGCGTATTCTAGCTCCTATTGCCTATACGCCGGATATCAGCAAGCCAACGCCGGCAGTTTCGTTTGTGCTATATTCTGACGATGAAGGGCGCACGTGGAGAAAGTCGTCGCCAGACATCTATGCGCCAAAGAGGGGGGCAATGGAACCCGGCGTTGTCGAGCTTGCAGACGGACGAGTCTTGATGATAATTCGAACGCAGACAGGGAGGATATATCATACCTACTCCTACGATGGTGGGGCACATTGGGAGGAAGCAAAGCCAATGTGTGTAGTTTCGCCGGAGTCGCCGGCAAGCATCAAGCGGATTCCGGGGACAGGCGACTTGCTTTTAGTTTGGAACAACAACTTTGAGCCGGAAAAGAGTCATGGGGGCATACGCAATCCTTTGACGGTGGGCATATCCCGCGATGGTGGAAAAACTTGGACCAATATTAAGAACATTGAATCAGCACCAGGAAAGTCATGGGCTTATACGAGCATCCTATTTTTAGGTAAAGACGTGCTGCTAACTTATTATGAGACAGAAAACTGGGCTGATGGCTTATCTCTTAAATTCCGGAGCATACCACTTGAATGGCTCTATCAACCTTGA
- a CDS encoding glycine--tRNA ligase, which translates to MAESLDNIVNLCKRRGLVFPSSEIYGGIGSTWDYGPIGVLLKNNIKAEWWKSVVQERDDIVGLDAAIMMHPDVWRASGHVESFTDPMVDCKQCKRRFRADHLVEAMRTEEDAVKRTPEELRNLEKALEGVRCPECGGELTPMRQFNMMFKTYMGPVEESAAIVYLRPETAQGIFVNFKNVLNATRKKLPFGIAQIGKSFRNEITPGNFIFRTREFEQMEIEYFTRPEEAEEWYKYWLEERYNWYVSLGIKRNNLRLRPHGEDELAHYASACSDVEYQFPMGWSELEGIANRTDYDLKRHMEFSGKDLSYFDEETGERFVPYVIEPSGGVDRTLLAFLSDAYEEIPGGRGEAGAEVEVILRLHPRIAPIKIAVLPLSKKSGLPEIGQKLYQELRKYFFADYDDARSIGRRYRRQDEIGTPWCATVDFQTLEDQAVTIRDRDTMQQVRISLDKVKDWVRDKLEES; encoded by the coding sequence ATGGCCGAAAGCTTGGATAATATCGTGAACCTTTGTAAGCGAAGAGGATTGGTATTTCCTTCAAGTGAGATATATGGTGGGATAGGTTCGACTTGGGACTACGGACCTATTGGCGTCCTACTGAAAAACAATATCAAAGCTGAATGGTGGAAATCTGTTGTTCAAGAGCGTGACGACATAGTTGGGCTTGACGCTGCAATCATGATGCATCCAGATGTTTGGAGGGCAAGCGGTCATGTTGAGTCATTCACTGACCCGATGGTTGACTGCAAGCAATGCAAGCGGCGTTTCCGGGCCGACCATCTAGTTGAGGCAATGCGGACGGAGGAAGATGCCGTCAAGCGCACGCCTGAGGAGTTAAGGAATCTTGAGAAAGCACTCGAAGGCGTTAGATGTCCTGAATGTGGCGGTGAGCTTACTCCTATGCGGCAGTTCAATATGATGTTCAAGACTTACATGGGGCCTGTGGAGGAAAGTGCGGCAATCGTATACCTTCGGCCTGAAACGGCACAAGGAATTTTTGTAAACTTCAAAAACGTGCTAAATGCTACTAGAAAGAAACTGCCGTTTGGTATTGCACAAATTGGCAAATCATTCCGCAACGAGATTACCCCTGGCAACTTCATTTTCAGAACGCGGGAGTTCGAGCAAATGGAAATCGAGTACTTTACGCGTCCTGAGGAGGCTGAGGAGTGGTATAAATATTGGCTGGAAGAGCGCTACAATTGGTATGTTAGCCTTGGTATAAAGCGGAATAATCTGCGGCTTCGGCCGCATGGCGAGGATGAGTTAGCCCACTATGCTAGTGCATGCTCTGATGTTGAATACCAGTTCCCCATGGGGTGGAGCGAGCTTGAGGGGATTGCGAACAGGACGGACTATGATCTCAAGCGCCATATGGAGTTCAGCGGGAAGGACCTTAGTTACTTTGATGAGGAAACGGGTGAACGATTTGTACCCTATGTGATTGAGCCCTCGGGTGGCGTTGACCGGACGCTACTTGCGTTTCTATCAGATGCCTATGAGGAGATCCCTGGTGGGCGCGGGGAAGCGGGGGCGGAGGTCGAGGTCATACTTCGGCTACACCCCAGGATTGCACCAATCAAGATTGCAGTTCTCCCTCTTTCCAAAAAGAGCGGGCTACCCGAGATTGGCCAGAAGTTGTACCAGGAGCTTCGTAAGTATTTCTTTGCGGATTACGATGATGCTCGAAGCATTGGCCGGCGCTACAGGCGCCAAGATGAAATTGGAACACCTTGGTGTGCGACTGTTGATTTCCAGACGCTAGAGGACCAGGCGGTCACCATCCGCGACCGCGACACAATGCAGCAAGTACGTATTTCTTTAGACAAGGTGAAAGATTGGGTTCGTGACAAGTTGGAAGAAAGCTGA
- the galT gene encoding galactose-1-phosphate uridylyltransferase, translating to MSELRWNPLLEQWVITATHRQDRTFFPPDDYCPLCPTKKGGFPTEVPAENYEIVAFDNKFPSLQRRPPEPAIDGNDIYKVRPAAGVCEVVLYSPKHQGTLTGMSVEHIKNLIAVWTDRYCELGRLDFVDYVFIFENKGKEIGVTLTHPHGQIYAYPFIPPIIQKELDSCRKHYKKTKRCLLCDIIEREIMDGRRIVDTNKSFVAFVPFYARYPYEVHILPRDHKRSLKEFTEGERLDLARILKTVLTKYDNLWGFDLPYMMVLHQKPTDGKQHKYYHFHIEFYPPYRTPTKLKFLAGSESGAGVFINDTLAEEKAKELREAKPKT from the coding sequence GTGTCAGAACTACGGTGGAATCCTCTGCTCGAGCAGTGGGTAATTACCGCAACACATCGCCAGGACCGGACTTTTTTCCCTCCTGACGATTATTGTCCGCTGTGTCCTACTAAGAAAGGCGGTTTCCCAACGGAAGTTCCGGCGGAGAACTATGAAATCGTCGCATTTGACAACAAATTCCCATCTCTTCAGCGACGACCACCAGAACCAGCCATAGACGGAAACGATATATACAAAGTCCGCCCAGCTGCCGGAGTTTGTGAGGTTGTTCTTTATTCGCCAAAGCATCAGGGCACGCTGACGGGGATGAGTGTTGAGCATATTAAAAACCTAATTGCTGTATGGACTGACCGTTATTGTGAGCTAGGCCGCCTTGATTTTGTAGACTATGTCTTTATATTCGAGAATAAGGGTAAGGAAATTGGCGTAACGCTCACCCATCCCCATGGGCAGATTTACGCATATCCTTTCATTCCACCGATCATTCAGAAGGAACTTGATTCTTGTCGAAAGCATTATAAAAAGACTAAGCGATGCCTGCTTTGCGATATTATTGAGCGCGAGATTATGGATGGACGACGCATTGTAGATACGAATAAAAGTTTCGTAGCGTTTGTCCCATTCTATGCAAGATATCCGTACGAGGTGCACATACTTCCGCGAGACCACAAGCGTTCGCTTAAGGAGTTTACCGAAGGCGAGAGATTGGACCTTGCTCGGATTTTAAAGACAGTGCTGACTAAATATGACAACCTTTGGGGTTTTGACCTGCCCTATATGATGGTGCTTCATCAAAAGCCGACCGACGGAAAGCAGCACAAGTACTATCATTTCCACATTGAGTTCTATCCTCCATACAGAACGCCAACCAAGCTTAAATTTCTTGCGGGGTCGGAATCGGGCGCTGGGGTTTTTATTAATGATACACTTGCAGAAGAAAAAGCAAAGGAACTTCGGGAAGCAAAGCCTAAGACCTAA
- a CDS encoding DUF2752 domain-containing protein, translating into MLKKLALVASFPVFIFAAKFFPYEHMPGICVFYKLTGYPCPTCGMTRSVIALTRLDFHEAFAYNALAPFLIAAFGIWWGNLVYKTVYGRRTWLDDWFVRHLNILVVLGFVVLLTWDMLRILLM; encoded by the coding sequence GTGTTAAAAAAGCTTGCATTAGTTGCGTCGTTTCCTGTATTCATCTTTGCGGCAAAGTTTTTTCCGTACGAGCACATGCCAGGCATATGCGTGTTCTATAAACTAACTGGCTATCCTTGTCCAACTTGTGGCATGACGAGGTCGGTTATTGCCCTGACACGTCTAGATTTCCATGAGGCGTTTGCTTATAATGCACTGGCTCCCTTCCTGATTGCAGCTTTCGGCATATGGTGGGGTAATCTAGTGTACAAGACGGTCTATGGCCGGAGAACATGGCTTGATGATTGGTTTGTACGTCACCTAAATATTTTGGTTGTCTTGGGGTTTGTTGTACTTCTTACTTGGGATATGCTCCGAATACTTTTGATGTAA
- a CDS encoding galactokinase: protein MANLEQRIEHLKEKFEEVFAGPPKVIVRAPGRVNLIGEHTDYNDGYVLPIAIDREILIAASKPSDSMFHLYSDNFDRIAVFPLDNIQKDPENKWSNYPRGVAWMLQKRRKHIEPTNMVIHGDVPLGAGLSSSAAFEVASAMAFQALYGFEMTGEEMALLCQAAENKFVGVNCGIMDQFISRLGSKDHALFIDCRTLESSPVPLPSEEVKVIVADTTRKRGLVDSEYNIRRAQCEEAVSILRRYLPHIRALRDVTVSDFRRFGHHLPPTVRRRAEHVITENERVLKSTEALRHGKLSIFGRLMNQSHESLRDLYEVSCRELDALVEAAWKIPGVYGSRMTGAGFGGCTVSLVANEAVDEFLERVPQDYKARIGITPHVYVCSPSDGAAVIACN from the coding sequence ATGGCGAATCTTGAGCAGCGTATTGAGCATTTAAAAGAGAAGTTTGAGGAAGTCTTTGCCGGGCCTCCTAAAGTAATTGTACGCGCTCCGGGACGCGTAAATCTTATCGGTGAACATACCGACTATAACGATGGATATGTGCTTCCAATTGCAATAGACCGTGAGATACTTATAGCCGCTTCTAAGCCGTCGGACTCAATGTTCCACTTATATTCAGACAACTTCGACCGGATTGCTGTTTTCCCATTAGACAACATCCAAAAAGACCCAGAAAATAAATGGAGCAATTACCCTCGGGGCGTGGCGTGGATGCTTCAAAAGCGCAGAAAGCACATAGAACCAACAAACATGGTCATCCATGGAGATGTGCCCTTAGGTGCAGGCTTGAGCTCGTCTGCTGCCTTTGAGGTCGCATCAGCTATGGCATTCCAGGCGCTTTATGGTTTTGAGATGACCGGCGAGGAGATGGCGCTTCTCTGCCAGGCCGCGGAGAATAAGTTTGTAGGCGTGAACTGTGGCATCATGGATCAGTTCATTTCACGCTTGGGTAGCAAAGATCACGCACTTTTTATTGACTGTCGGACTCTGGAATCCTCACCTGTGCCCCTACCATCAGAAGAGGTAAAGGTGATTGTTGCAGACACCACACGGAAGAGGGGGCTGGTGGATTCTGAATACAATATTCGGCGTGCCCAGTGTGAGGAGGCGGTATCAATACTAAGGCGCTACCTTCCGCATATACGTGCCCTTCGAGATGTGACGGTTTCGGATTTTCGTAGATTTGGTCACCACCTCCCGCCAACGGTACGCAGGCGAGCAGAACACGTAATTACCGAGAATGAGCGCGTTCTTAAGAGCACTGAGGCCTTACGTCATGGCAAGCTCTCCATCTTCGGTCGGTTGATGAACCAGTCGCATGAATCGCTTAGAGATCTTTATGAAGTCAGTTGCAGGGAGCTCGATGCACTGGTTGAGGCGGCTTGGAAAATACCCGGCGTGTATGGAAGCAGGATGACGGGAGCTGGGTTTGGTGGATGCACTGTTAGCTTAGTCGCCAACGAAGCTGTGGATGAATTTCTCGAGCGCGTGCCTCAAGATTACAAAGCGCGCATAGGGATAACTCCGCACGTATATGTGTGCTCCCCGTCGGATGGGGCCGCTGTTATCGCATGTAATTAA